A part of Perca fluviatilis chromosome 15, GENO_Pfluv_1.0, whole genome shotgun sequence genomic DNA contains:
- the LOC120575436 gene encoding nucleoside diphosphate kinase A-like gives MERTFIAVKPDGVQRGLIGEIIKRFETRGFKLVASKFMKASEDFMKTHYLDLKDMPFYAGLCKYMSSGPVFAMVWEGQNIVKLARMMLGETNPADSKPGSIRGDLCINIGRNIIHGSDTLENAKREVGLWFKAEEFVEWTPCAQPFLYE, from the exons ATGGAGCGCACCTTCATCGCCGTGAAGCCCGATGGCGTCCAGAGAGGACTCATCGGAGAGATCATCAAGCGCTTCGAGACCCGAGGCTTCAAGCTGGTGGCGTCCAAGTTCATGAAG GCCTCTGAGGATTTCATGAAGACCCACTACCTGGACCTGAAGGACATGCCTTTCTATGCTGGACTCTGCAAATACATGTCCTCCGGACCCGTCTTTGCCATG GTGTGGGAGGGTCAGAACATTGTGAAGCTGGCCAGGATGATGCTGGGCGAGACCAACCCCGCTGACTCCAAGCCCGGCAGCATCCGTGGAGACCTGTGCATCAACATCGGCAG GAACATCATCCACGGCAGCGATACCCTGGAGAACGCCAAGCGTGAGGTCGGCCTGTGGTTCAAGGCCGAGGAGTTCGTCGAGTGGACACCCTGCGCCCAGCCCTTCCTGTATGAGTAA